Proteins co-encoded in one Medicago truncatula cultivar Jemalong A17 chromosome 8, MtrunA17r5.0-ANR, whole genome shotgun sequence genomic window:
- the LOC11410159 gene encoding probable serine/threonine-protein kinase PBL19, with amino-acid sequence MKCFSYFKYKHKGRGQRSAPELEEQEKHQFSGSERVTKSSCSSTSSPRGIPKLYEEKGHNLRVFSFSELSRATSDFNRLLKIGEGGFGSVFKGSIKPVGGNGDPVLVAIKRLNKDALQGHKQWLTEVQFLGVVEHPNLVKLIGYCAVDGERGIQRLLVYEYMPNRSLEAHLFNKSYDPVPWKTRLEIALGAAQGLSYLHEELEVQIIYRDFKCSNVLLDENFKPKLSDFGLAREGPEAGDTHVSTAVMGTHGYAAPDYIETGHLTAKSDVWSFGVVLYEMLTGRRSLTRNRPKTEQKLLEWVKNYPPDSKKFDMIMDPRLEGQYSINAARKLAKLADHCLRKSSKDRPRMSQVVERLKEIIQASDKEQEEHHDPNEINSAEVSENDSFEHQEESNSSGSTELWRKRMEHLAKLGEHVEGANRKMFMIQQRANVST; translated from the exons ATGAAGTGTTTTTCCTATTTCAAATATAAACACAAAGGTAGGGGTCAAAGATCAGCACCTGAGCTAGAAGAGCAAGAGAAACATCAGTTTTCAGGATCTGAAAGAGTTACAAAGTCTTCTTGTTCATCTACCTCTTCACCTAGGGGTATACCAAAACTTTATGAGGAGAAGGGCCATAATTTGAGGGTTTTTTCTTTCTCAGAGCTCAGCCGTGCGACGAGTGACTTCAATAGGCTTCTTAAGATAGGAGAAGGTGGTTTTGGAAGTGTATTTAAAGGTTCAATTAAGCCTGTTGGTGGAAATGGTGATCCTGTCTTAGTTGCCATCAAAAGGCTTAACAAGGATGCATTGCAG GGTCATAAGCAATGGTTAACTGAAGTTCAGTTTCTTGGTGTTGTGGAGCATCCAAACCTTGTCAAGCTTATTGGATATTGTGCTGTGGATGGTGAGAGAGGGATTCAAAGATTACTTGTGTATGAATACATGCCGAATCGAAGCTTAGAAGCTCATCTGTTCAACAAATCTTATGATCCTGTTCCTTGGAAAACAAGACTTGAAATTGCACTTGGAGCAGCTCAAGGCTTATCTTATCTGCATGAAGAATTAGAAGTCCAG ATAATATATCGCGATTTTAAATGTTCAAATGTCTTGCTGGATGAAAATTTTAAGCCAAAACTTTCTGATTTCGGACTCGCTAGGGAGGGACCGGAAGCTGGGGATACCCATGTTTCAACTGCT GTAATGGGGACACATGGTTATGCCGCTCCAGATTACATTGAGACAGGCCATCTCACCGCCAAGAGTGATGTGTGGAGTTTTGGTGTTGTGCTATACGAAATGCTTACCGGTAGGCGTTCATTGACAAGAAACCGACCAAAAACGGAACAGAAACTATTGGAGTGGGTGAAGAACTACCCTCCTGATAGCAAAAAGTTTGACATGATAATGGATCCAAGACTTGAAGGACAATATTCCATTAACGCGGCACGAAAACTCGCCAAACTTGCGGATCATTGTCTGCGTAAGAGCTCGAAAGATAGGCCGAGAATGAGTCAGGTAGTAGAGAGATTGAAGGAAATAATCCAAGCTTCTGATAAAGAACAAGAAGAACATCATGACCCTAATGAGATTAACAGTGCTGAGGTATCTGAAAATGATTCATTTGAGCATCAAGAAGAGTCAAATTCATCAGGCTCTACGGAGTTATGGAGAAAGAGAATGGAGCATCTTGCAAAACTTGGTGAACATGTGGAGGGTGCTAAtagaaaaatgtttatgattcAACAGAGAGCCAATGTGTCTACATAG
- the LOC11419881 gene encoding putative clathrin assembly protein At4g02650 — translation MSQSTLRRAIGAVKDQTSIGIAKVGSSASIGDLQVAIVKATKHDENPAEERHIREILSLTCYSRAFISSCVNTLSKRLIKTSSWTVALKTLVLIQRLLADGDRAYEQEIFFSTQRGTRLLNMSDFRDKSKSNSWDYSSFVRTYALYLDERLEYRMQYKRGRSGRFAYDEDEEEQSRESKRERYRERDRDKEIVVRSTPLREMKTDDLFSRMQHLQLLLERFMACRPTGRAKTHRMVIVALYPIVKESFQTYHDMTSILGIFIDRFTEMEVPEYYKVYDVFCRVGKQYDELDLFYSWSKSIGIGRSSEYPEIEKVTTKKLDLMDQFIRDKSLVSQANKLITQEENNEKNEEENEVEEDMNEIKALPPPEGFNEEQVEEEIKEQDQKEEEKIVQTEGDLLDLTDSMTNQDYVGNKLALALFDELPNTTSNTIQALPWHAFDDVSDWETTLVQSSTNLPNQKPSLGGGFDTLLLDSMYNQKPSLQGMNGYGSASSVAIRSEATMLALPAPPTSRNGSQDPFAASMLVAPPAYVQMSEMETRQRLLAEEQAIWQQYAKNGMQGQVGFATQQQPNSNFYMGGYQQNHYGNYYH, via the exons ATGTCACAAAGTACATTAAGAAGAGCCATTGGAGCAGTGAAAGATCAAACAAGCATAGGCATAGCAAAAGTTGGAAGCAGTGCCTCAATAGGTGATCTTCAAGTAGCCATTGTTAAAGCAACAAAACATGATGAAAATCCAGCTGAAGAAAGACACATTAGAGAGATTCTAAGCTTAACATGTTACTCACGAGCATTCATAAGTTCTTGTGTGAACACACTCTCTAAACGTTTGATCAAGACAAGCAGTTGGACAGTTGCTTTAAAAACACTTGTTTTGATTCAAAGGTTGTTGGCTGATGGTGATCGTGCTTATGAACAAGAAATATTCTTCTCAACTCAACGTGGAACTCgacttcttaacatgtctgaTTTTAGGGACAAGTCTAAGTCTAATTCATGGGATTATTCTTCGTTTGTTCGCACGTACGCGCTGTATTTAGATGAGAGGCTTGAGTATAGGATGCAATATAAGCGTGGAAGAAGTGGTCGGTTCGCGtatgatgaagatgaggaagaaCAATCAAGGGAAAGCAAAAGAGAGAGATATAGAGAAAGAGATAGGGATAAAGAGATTGTTGTGAGATCTACTCCGTTGCGTGAAATGAAGACTGACGATCTATTTTCCAGAATGCAGCATTTGCAGCTGTTGCTTGAGCGATTTATGGCTTGTCGTCCAACAG GTAGAGCAAAGACACATAGAATGGTGATAGTGGCACTCTACCCAATTGTGAAGGAGAGTTTTCAAACATATCATGACATGACAAGCATACTAGGTATCTTCATCGATCGTTTCACTGAAATGGAAGTACCAGAATACTACAAGGTTTACGACGTTTTCTGTCGCGTTGGAAAACAGTATGACGAGCTAGACTTGTTTTACAGCTGGTCTAAAAGTATTGGCATCGGACGTTCTTCCGAGTATCCAGAGATTGAAAAAGTCACAACGAAGAAGTTAGACCTCATGGATCAGTTCATTAGAGACAAATCTCTCGTATCACAAGCAAATAAGCTGATTACacaagaagaaaataatgaaaagaatgaagaagaaaatgaagtagaagaagatatgaatgaaatcaaagCACTTCCACCACCAGAAGGATTCAATGAGGAACAAGTAGAGGAAGAGATAAAAGAACAAGatcaaaaggaagaagaaaaaatagtgcAAACAGAAGGTGATTTGTTAGATTTAACTGACAGTATGACAAATCAAGATTATGTTGGAAACAAACTAGCATTGGCATTATTTGATGAGTTACCAAATACAACAAGTAATACCATACAAGCTCTTCCGTGGCATGCTTTTGATGATGTATCAGATTGGGAAACAACACTGGTTCAATCAAGTACCAATTTGCCTAATCAGAAACCATCATTAGGTGGTGGATTTGATACATTGTTATTGGATAGCATGTATAATCAGAAACCATCTCTGCAAGGAATGAATGGTTATGGGAGTGCTAGCAGTGTTGCAATAAGGTCAGAAGCAACAATGTTAGCATTGCCAGCACCACCAACATCAAGGAATGGTTCTCAAGATCCATTTGCAGCATCAATGCTTGTAGCACCACCAGCTTATGTTCAAATGTCAGAGATGGAGACGAGACAAAGGCTATTAGCTGAAGAACAAGCAATTTGGCAGCAATATGCAAAAAATGGAATGCAAGGACAAGTTGGATTTGCAACACAGCAACAACCTAATAGTAATTTCTACATGGGAGGGTATCAACAAAATCATTATGGGAACTATTATCATTGA
- the LOC11419880 gene encoding FCS-Like Zinc finger 3 encodes MAANYSFSSSSPSSSIPSPKSSMFYYGGSEDFYDEPHFLQACYLCRKPLGQNKDIFMYRGNTPFCSNECRQEQIEIDESKEKSWKISTKRGVRNSETNQNSSNNKAVRSESVAVA; translated from the exons ATGGCTGCTAActattctttctcttcttcatcaCCATCTTCTTCAATCCCTTCTCCAAAATCAAGCATGTTTTATTATGGTGGAAGTGAAGATTTCTATGATGAACCTCACTTCCTCCAAGCTTGTTATCTTTGTAGAAAACCTCTTGGCCAAAACAAAGACATCTTTATGTACAG AGGGAACACACCATTTTGTAGCAATGAGTGCAGGCAAGAACAAATAGAGATTGATGAGTCCAAAGAGAAAAGTTGGAAGATTTCAACCAAAAGAGGTGTTAGAAATTCTGAAACTAATCAGAATTCTTCAAACAATAAGGCTGTAAGATCAGAATCAGTTGCAGTGGCCTAA